One Polyodon spathula isolate WHYD16114869_AA chromosome 46, ASM1765450v1, whole genome shotgun sequence genomic window carries:
- the cby1 gene encoding protein chibby homolog 1 isoform X2, with product MPLFGNVFSPKKTPPRKSASLSNLHTLDRSTREVEIGLEYGSPMMNIGGQSLKFEDGQWLSESGGSVSQKEVQHLKKRNVQLEEENNLLRLKIDILLDMLSETTAESHLMEKELEEIKNHNRKRK from the exons ATGCCTCTGTTTGGGAACGTGTTCAGCCCCAAGAAGACCCCCCCACGGAAATCAGCATCTCTGTccaacctgcacaca ctgGACCGCTCCACTCGGGAGGTGGAGATCGGGCTGGAATATGGCTCTCCTATGATGAATATCGGGGGGCAGAGCCTCAAGTTTGAAGATGGGCAGTGGCTTTCAG AGTCGGGGGGCAGTGTGTCTCAGAAGGAGGTCCAGCACTTGAAGAAGCGAAATGTGCAGCTGGAGGAGGAAAACAACCTGCTGAGACTCAAGATTGACATTCTTCTGGACATG CTCTCAGAAACAACGGCAGAGTCCCACCTAATGGAGAAGGAGCTAGAGGAGATCAAGAACCATAACCGCAAGAGAAAGTAA